From Borrelia sp. RT5S, the proteins below share one genomic window:
- a CDS encoding YggT family protein yields MIVETLTIFLNIYRILILIRIILSWLVSSGINTNAFFRFVYDATEPFLSIFRRIKFFRLGMYDFSPIAALITLTIIERMLSYGDYKLSTFIILFIIEIWGIFRSVFFALIFFFFLRLIFLLLHLFDGSDFMRSVDSLLISLSVKINNIVTDKHMSYALNLMVASLLLAAFIIIFEQAIFAISILASYLPF; encoded by the coding sequence TTGATAGTAGAAACTTTGACTATCTTTTTAAACATTTATAGGATTTTGATTTTAATTAGAATTATTCTCAGTTGGCTCGTATCCTCAGGAATTAACACTAATGCATTTTTTAGATTTGTGTACGATGCAACAGAGCCGTTTCTGTCTATCTTTAGGAGAATCAAGTTTTTCAGGCTTGGTATGTATGATTTCTCACCAATTGCTGCTCTGATTACTCTTACAATAATTGAGAGAATGTTGTCTTATGGTGATTATAAACTCTCTACATTTATTATATTGTTTATTATTGAGATTTGGGGAATCTTTAGAAGCGTTTTTTTTGCTCTTATTTTTTTCTTTTTTCTAAGGCTAATCTTTTTGCTTCTACATCTATTTGATGGCTCTGATTTCATGAGAAGCGTTGATTCATTGTTAATTTCCTTATCTGTTAAAATAAATAACATAGTTACAGACAAGCATATGTCTTATGCTCTTAATCTTATGGTTGCATCCTTGCTACTTGCGGCATTTATAATTATTTTTGAGCAGGCCATATTTGCTATTAGTATTCTAGCTTCTTATTTGCCTTTTTAG
- the recG gene encoding ATP-dependent DNA helicase RecG: MFLHEFQYDLKGINGLGSKGIDKLNSLNVTNIKELIEYFPKKYEDRQNIQNFPDPLEIRNCELMTIFTVLEHRNFGVNFKKNLKLIVQSENNEIFEILLFNRGFLEGVFKVGQKFYIYSKFNYSDYSQMWSCSNFDSEPFSYNPERFKKIMPIYSLGEGLTSKKISSYVKEAIVYFVKFGHADIPEFLINKYSLLPLHEALNEIHFPSSLEMLDKARETLIYREVFLLQFFSRGKNCGVFNRGRKQLSRNLLDQIVASLPFKLTRDQRVSVDEIINDLGNSKPMSRLLQGDVGSGKTLVAFLSSIPLIEAGYQVAFMAPTDLLARQHYNNLANILSNFNVSIVLLTGGFKKREREDVLEKIGNGTASLVVGTHAIFSQGTIFKKLAYVIIDEQHKFGVEQREELKSKGEEVDVLLMSATPIPRSLALTLFGDLEVSLLKRGPSGRIPVTTYLAKHGNEEKVYEFLKNELARGHQVYFVYPLITSSEKFDLKDATSMCLELKNIFIQYTVAMIHSKLEARVKEEIMSDFYSKKVDILVATSVIEVGIDCPNATCMVIEHAERFGLSTLHQIRGRVGRGNLKSFLFLLYKEPLTKAGKFRLKTIKENVDGFKIAEEDLKLRGPGNLFGLEQTGYLKLKIADFAEHKDIISLMREELNLFFLNKSLYDASDVELLDRLLSSYLKSVDKE; encoded by the coding sequence ATGTTTTTGCACGAATTTCAATACGACTTGAAGGGTATAAATGGGCTTGGCAGCAAGGGAATTGATAAGTTAAACAGTCTTAATGTTACAAATATTAAGGAGCTCATAGAATATTTTCCAAAAAAGTATGAAGATCGTCAGAATATACAAAATTTTCCCGATCCCTTGGAAATTAGAAATTGTGAGCTTATGACAATTTTTACTGTCTTGGAGCATAGAAATTTTGGAGTTAATTTTAAAAAAAATTTAAAACTTATTGTTCAAAGTGAAAATAATGAAATATTTGAAATACTTCTGTTTAACAGAGGATTTTTAGAAGGAGTATTTAAAGTAGGTCAAAAGTTTTATATTTACTCTAAGTTTAATTACAGCGACTATAGTCAAATGTGGAGTTGTTCTAATTTTGATAGTGAACCTTTTAGTTACAATCCTGAAAGATTTAAAAAGATTATGCCGATTTATTCTCTTGGCGAGGGTCTTACTTCTAAAAAGATATCTTCTTATGTCAAGGAAGCTATTGTTTATTTTGTGAAGTTTGGGCATGCAGATATTCCTGAGTTTTTGATAAATAAATATTCGTTGTTGCCACTTCATGAGGCTTTAAATGAGATTCATTTTCCAAGTTCTCTGGAAATGCTTGATAAAGCTAGGGAAACCTTAATCTATAGGGAAGTTTTCTTACTTCAATTTTTTTCAAGGGGGAAAAATTGTGGGGTTTTTAATAGAGGGAGGAAACAGTTGTCAAGAAATTTGCTTGATCAGATTGTTGCAAGCCTTCCTTTTAAGCTTACAAGGGACCAAAGAGTCTCAGTTGATGAGATAATTAATGATCTTGGGAATAGTAAGCCGATGAGTAGGTTACTGCAAGGTGATGTTGGGAGTGGAAAAACTCTTGTTGCTTTTCTTTCAAGCATCCCTTTAATCGAGGCTGGATATCAAGTGGCATTTATGGCTCCTACTGATCTTTTAGCAAGGCAGCATTATAATAATTTAGCAAATATATTAAGTAATTTTAATGTCTCCATAGTTCTTTTAACGGGTGGTTTTAAAAAGAGAGAAAGGGAAGATGTTTTAGAGAAGATAGGGAATGGGACTGCAAGCTTAGTGGTTGGTACTCATGCCATTTTTTCTCAGGGAACCATATTTAAAAAATTAGCTTATGTTATTATTGATGAACAACATAAATTTGGGGTTGAACAGAGGGAAGAACTTAAAAGTAAAGGAGAGGAAGTAGATGTGCTTTTAATGTCAGCAACTCCTATCCCTAGAAGCTTAGCTTTAACTCTCTTTGGGGATCTTGAGGTGTCTTTACTTAAAAGGGGGCCTTCGGGTAGGATACCTGTTACCACTTATTTAGCCAAGCATGGTAATGAAGAAAAGGTTTATGAGTTTTTAAAGAATGAACTTGCAAGAGGGCATCAGGTTTATTTTGTTTATCCATTAATAACATCTTCGGAAAAATTTGATTTAAAAGATGCAACCAGTATGTGTTTGGAACTTAAGAATATTTTTATTCAATATACTGTTGCAATGATTCATTCCAAGCTTGAAGCACGTGTTAAAGAAGAAATCATGAGTGATTTTTACTCAAAGAAAGTAGACATTTTAGTTGCAACAAGTGTTATTGAAGTAGGTATTGATTGCCCAAATGCAACTTGCATGGTAATAGAACATGCAGAGCGTTTTGGACTTTCTACTTTACATCAAATAAGGGGGCGTGTTGGTAGGGGCAACTTGAAATCTTTTTTGTTTTTACTTTATAAAGAACCTTTAACAAAAGCAGGAAAATTTAGGCTTAAGACTATAAAAGAGAATGTGGATGGATTTAAAATAGCAGAGGAAGACCTTAAATTGAGAGGGCCTGGTAATTTGTTTGGACTTGAGCAGACCGGTTATTTAAAGCTTAAAATAGCTGATTTTGCTGAACACAAAGATATCATAAGTTTGATGAGGGAAGAACTTAATTTATTTTTTCTAAATAAATCTTTGTACGACGCATCGGATGTAGAATTGCTCGATAGACTTTTGTCTTCATATTTAAAATCTGTCGACAAAGAATAG
- a CDS encoding M15 family metallopeptidase gives MALIMKLLYIFLSILLVRILDLSANGMSNDDLANLLNIVQDMELDHQKRIKANPIQFLEEIKALLEAEKNNLLMHVNKKISIPDGYKPTDLVYLKDFKELKGIGKEDLRLRKILIEDLIRFVNKARENGLTIKIVSAYRTEEYQKFLFKHNVKTYGLKAAERQSAMPNHSQHQLGTAVDFIKIDDNLLDTKTGKWIYENSSKYGFSLSYPKNYEKETGYKAEPWHYMYIGKQACGIQEKYFNNLQHKLLKFWNKHKIAISDLIQKYIS, from the coding sequence ATTGCACTTATCATGAAATTGTTGTACATCTTTTTGTCAATTCTATTAGTTCGCATACTGGATCTGAGCGCAAATGGTATGTCCAATGATGACTTGGCAAACTTGCTTAACATTGTTCAAGATATGGAATTAGATCATCAAAAACGAATCAAAGCAAACCCCATTCAATTCTTAGAAGAAATAAAGGCACTCCTTGAAGCAGAAAAGAATAACCTTTTAATGCATGTGAATAAAAAAATCTCAATCCCTGATGGATACAAACCAACTGACTTAGTTTATTTAAAAGACTTTAAAGAACTAAAGGGTATTGGGAAAGAAGATTTAAGATTAAGAAAAATATTAATAGAGGATCTGATTCGCTTTGTAAATAAAGCAAGGGAAAATGGGCTTACTATTAAAATAGTATCAGCATACAGAACAGAAGAATATCAAAAATTTTTATTTAAACACAATGTTAAGACATACGGATTAAAAGCAGCAGAAAGACAATCGGCAATGCCTAATCATTCCCAACATCAATTAGGAACAGCCGTAGATTTCATAAAAATAGATGATAATTTACTTGACACAAAAACCGGGAAATGGATTTATGAAAATTCATCAAAATACGGATTCTCTTTATCATACCCAAAGAATTACGAAAAAGAGACTGGATACAAGGCAGAACCTTGGCATTACATGTACATTGGAAAACAAGCATGCGGTATTCAAGAAAAATACTTTAATAACTTACAACATAAACTCCTTAAATTCTGGAATAAACACAAAATTGCAATTTCAGATTTAATTCAAAAATATATAAGTTAA
- a CDS encoding MATE family efflux transporter, which translates to MLKKFNSYDSILRELFVLAIPTAFESFLFQLVTFFDNYMIAYLGSAQVTGVSLASRINFLFFIIVFGLGTTLSAYASQAFSKSKFGHIRQAFAYVLMIGTAIGIMFFFISLIFSKEIISFFIEEKDSLNFGIEYLKVVSLSYIFMAYSFLSAMGFKSYKDVKIPLVVTIIVVLVNIVFNYIFIFVLGMGVGGAAYATLLSRVIEFVFYLFYNLFNVKSYYHLRLDDFFVSKSVKVANLKILIPVLLHEIGWVLSVTVLHAFYARLGSSEYSSFAVASNILDLCFVLMHGTGVATGVIVGHLMVDDKEHVRSVGIFLSVIGVILGFFVALLLLLMARVAPIIFGNLDSPELVGVFISVFASIVVFKGFTSQVLVGVFRTSGIPNVCFYIEVGVIVFYTLPVAYLLVFFTEFRFPLIVFIVNLEEVIKNILILIEFGKGNWIREIQYE; encoded by the coding sequence ATGCTTAAGAAGTTTAATAGTTATGATTCTATACTAAGGGAGCTGTTTGTATTAGCTATTCCCACAGCTTTTGAGTCCTTTTTATTTCAGCTGGTAACATTCTTTGATAATTATATGATTGCTTACCTAGGGTCTGCCCAGGTGACTGGGGTTTCTCTTGCAAGTAGAATAAATTTTCTTTTCTTTATTATTGTATTTGGACTCGGGACTACTCTTAGTGCTTATGCTTCTCAGGCATTTTCTAAAAGCAAGTTTGGACATATAAGACAAGCATTCGCCTACGTTTTAATGATTGGTACAGCTATTGGGATTATGTTTTTCTTTATTTCCCTTATATTTTCAAAAGAGATTATTAGTTTCTTCATAGAGGAGAAAGACTCTTTAAATTTTGGAATAGAGTATTTAAAAGTTGTCTCTTTGTCCTACATTTTCATGGCTTATTCTTTTCTTTCTGCTATGGGTTTTAAGAGTTATAAGGATGTAAAAATACCTTTGGTTGTAACCATCATTGTTGTGTTGGTTAATATTGTTTTTAATTACATATTCATTTTTGTGCTTGGTATGGGTGTAGGTGGAGCAGCATACGCTACCCTGCTTTCCAGAGTTATTGAGTTTGTCTTTTATTTGTTTTACAACCTTTTCAATGTGAAGTCTTATTATCACCTCAGGCTAGATGATTTTTTTGTTTCAAAGAGTGTAAAAGTGGCCAATTTAAAGATACTCATTCCTGTTTTATTGCATGAGATTGGTTGGGTTTTAAGTGTAACTGTTTTACATGCTTTTTATGCACGACTTGGTAGTAGTGAATATTCATCTTTTGCAGTTGCATCTAATATCTTGGACTTGTGTTTTGTTTTAATGCATGGGACGGGAGTTGCAACTGGTGTTATTGTTGGTCATTTGATGGTAGACGATAAAGAGCATGTTAGGTCGGTTGGAATATTTTTGTCGGTTATTGGAGTCATTTTAGGGTTTTTTGTAGCCTTGCTTCTTCTTTTAATGGCTAGGGTCGCTCCTATTATTTTTGGCAATCTAGATTCTCCTGAACTGGTTGGAGTCTTTATTTCTGTATTTGCCAGTATTGTTGTCTTTAAAGGGTTCACATCGCAGGTACTTGTTGGTGTCTTTAGAACTAGTGGGATACCTAATGTTTGTTTTTATATTGAGGTAGGAGTAATAGTTTTTTATACATTGCCCGTTGCTTATCTTTTGGTTTTTTTCACAGAATTTAGGTTTCCGTTGATAGTTTTTATTGTAAATCTTGAAGAAGTTATTAAGAACATACTTATTTTAATAGAGTTTGGCAAAGGCAATTGGATAAGAGAAATTCAATATGAATAA
- a CDS encoding MATE family efflux transporter: protein MYLLDKTKKGEVYRDLLNIAIPTVIEFFLFNVISFTDNIMVSYLGDYPVAGVSLANKFFELFITIAFAVMGAYNILATRQYARGNTEDFKNTFFISILILLLFSFVFIFVSLFYPYFFLGLLSDDARAISYGISYLDIAVYSFVFAVVKGIIANSLKIVKITKIQVITSVISVILNVVFNYLFIFTFAMGVMGAAIATTLVRGIELVFYLLYTVFNKNSHFHLRLRNLRIKPVIFSQLIKFFIPIFLNEFIWYLGYFGLIAIFARIDTAKYAAYSITFSTYFMGFNVINAFCFSVNIVMGHEMHNDKGEIMAVAFYLEKIGVILAILTAFILLVLSFISPYVFYELEYANLTGVMLRYYAISAFFTSLAFQYLFGFFRAGASPNFGAIMEGSVTLIYTIPIAYLLANYTQFPFEIIVFIPTLEDVIKLGISLPYFHSTKWIKSVKTG, encoded by the coding sequence GTGTATTTGTTAGACAAAACTAAGAAGGGCGAAGTTTATCGAGACCTTTTAAATATTGCAATCCCAACGGTTATTGAGTTTTTTTTATTTAATGTTATTTCATTTACAGATAATATTATGGTATCTTATCTTGGAGATTATCCTGTTGCTGGAGTTTCTCTTGCGAATAAATTTTTTGAACTCTTTATTACCATTGCCTTTGCTGTGATGGGTGCCTATAACATATTGGCGACAAGACAATATGCTAGGGGAAATACTGAAGATTTTAAAAATACGTTTTTTATTAGCATTTTAATTCTTTTGTTGTTTTCCTTTGTGTTTATATTTGTTTCGTTGTTTTATCCGTACTTTTTTCTTGGTTTATTGTCTGATGATGCTAGAGCTATTTCTTATGGAATATCTTATCTTGATATTGCTGTTTATTCTTTTGTGTTTGCAGTTGTTAAGGGAATTATTGCAAACTCATTAAAGATCGTTAAGATTACTAAAATTCAGGTTATTACATCCGTCATTTCAGTTATCTTAAATGTAGTATTTAACTATTTATTTATTTTTACGTTTGCTATGGGAGTAATGGGGGCTGCTATTGCAACTACATTGGTTCGTGGCATTGAGCTTGTCTTTTATCTTTTGTATACCGTTTTTAACAAAAATTCTCATTTTCATCTCAGACTTAGGAATTTAAGAATCAAGCCTGTAATATTTTCTCAGTTAATCAAATTTTTTATTCCAATATTCTTAAATGAGTTTATTTGGTATTTGGGGTATTTTGGTTTAATTGCTATTTTTGCAAGAATTGACACTGCTAAATATGCTGCATACAGTATAACCTTTTCCACTTATTTTATGGGATTTAATGTAATCAATGCGTTTTGTTTTTCTGTCAATATTGTAATGGGACATGAGATGCACAATGATAAGGGAGAAATAATGGCTGTAGCGTTTTATTTGGAAAAGATAGGTGTTATTCTTGCTATCCTTACAGCCTTTATATTATTAGTTTTGTCGTTCATTTCACCTTATGTTTTTTATGAGCTAGAGTATGCAAATCTTACGGGAGTTATGCTCAGATACTATGCTATTTCGGCTTTCTTTACATCACTTGCGTTTCAATATTTATTTGGATTTTTCCGAGCGGGTGCATCACCAAACTTTGGTGCTATTATGGAGGGTTCTGTAACTTTGATTTATACGATACCCATTGCATACCTTTTAGCAAATTATACTCAATTTCCATTTGAGATTATTGTTTTCATTCCAACCCTTGAGGATGTAATTAAGCTTGGTATTTCTCTGCCTTATTTCCATAGCACTAAGTGGATTAAATCTGTTAAAACGGGTTAA
- the murD gene encoding UDP-N-acetylmuramoyl-L-alanine--D-glutamate ligase: MRLDEIGSKKFLVMGLGLHGGGLAVSRFLLKHGASLVITDLKSELELASSIKSLEEFKDKIRYVLGYHSEDDFKEADIVVKNPGVSFKNRYLKLAKRIETDISLFLMFNKNPIIAVTGTKGKSTLVSLLHQVLVTKYPKAKIGGNIGISPLSFLDDLDATSPVVLELSSWQLHDLENLDPIISIITNVYHDHQNYYSNLNDYVEDKSKIFTNQDSGIFISQDKAYHDYFHRFKTKAEVVLFSEVMPLNFENDILYLRDEKIYLNEELITTLSETRLILLINKLVAVFVANYLKLDLNLVSSIVTGFNGIEHRLEFVREINGVRYYNDTASTIPDSTVLSVKSLREEAFINLIVGGTDKELNFLVFGEILNTVKTWILLRGSATLKIIKFLEDNNVDYFVFSSIEECVCYARRISVQNDIVLFSPASASFELFKNEFDRGFRFKKLVNDMI; the protein is encoded by the coding sequence ATGCGTTTGGATGAAATAGGAAGTAAAAAATTTTTGGTTATGGGCTTGGGACTTCACGGAGGTGGTCTGGCCGTCTCAAGGTTCTTGTTAAAACACGGTGCTAGTCTAGTAATTACTGATTTAAAGAGTGAATTGGAATTGGCTTCAAGCATAAAGTCTTTAGAAGAGTTTAAAGATAAGATTAGATATGTTTTGGGATATCACAGCGAAGATGATTTTAAGGAAGCAGATATCGTTGTTAAGAATCCTGGGGTGAGCTTTAAGAATAGATATTTAAAGCTTGCAAAAAGAATTGAGACCGACATTAGTTTGTTTTTAATGTTTAATAAGAATCCGATAATTGCTGTTACAGGAACTAAGGGGAAGTCAACTCTAGTGTCACTTTTGCATCAAGTTTTAGTCACTAAGTATCCAAAGGCTAAAATTGGAGGCAATATTGGCATATCTCCTTTAAGCTTCCTGGACGATCTTGATGCTACCTCTCCTGTTGTTTTAGAGCTTTCTTCTTGGCAGCTCCATGATCTTGAAAATTTAGACCCTATTATTAGTATTATTACTAATGTTTATCATGATCATCAAAATTACTATTCAAATTTAAATGATTACGTGGAGGATAAATCAAAGATTTTTACAAATCAGGATTCAGGAATTTTTATATCTCAAGACAAAGCTTACCATGATTACTTCCACAGATTTAAGACTAAAGCAGAAGTTGTTTTATTCTCAGAAGTCATGCCCTTAAACTTTGAAAATGATATACTTTATTTAAGAGATGAAAAAATTTATTTAAATGAAGAGTTGATTACCACTCTTAGCGAAACGAGGCTTATTTTATTAATAAATAAGTTAGTAGCTGTATTTGTTGCAAATTACTTAAAGTTAGATTTGAATCTTGTATCTAGTATTGTTACTGGGTTTAATGGAATTGAGCATAGATTGGAGTTTGTAAGAGAGATTAATGGTGTTAGGTATTATAACGATACAGCATCAACGATTCCGGATTCTACAGTTTTATCTGTTAAAAGCTTAAGGGAAGAAGCCTTTATTAATCTTATTGTTGGTGGGACTGATAAGGAACTTAATTTTTTAGTTTTTGGTGAAATTTTAAACACGGTAAAAACTTGGATTTTATTAAGGGGTAGTGCTACTTTAAAGATTATTAAGTTTCTTGAAGATAATAATGTTGATTATTTTGTCTTTTCTTCAATAGAGGAATGTGTTTGTTATGCGAGAAGAATTTCTGTTCAAAATGATATAGTTTTATTCTCACCGGCTAGTGCCTCTTTTGAGCTTTTTAAGAATGAGTTTGATAGGGGGTTTAGGTTTAAGAAATTAGTCAATGACATGATTTAA
- a CDS encoding peptidoglycan bridge formation glycyltransferase FemA/FemB family protein: MNIRKIEIESLSENYLQSMLWTLVKRASEKESPWKAVAVGSKSFSKVLVMQRKIFGNFYLGYIAHPEFSNKKIEEINLTELGDKLKQFSEIVKKYLHKNTIFLRFDLMYYTSRSLKEDYTPLKIKLEGFEKSFNDIQPSNTTIITLKDSLDVIQAKMKKKTRYNIRLSSRKNIKVIIDDKFKYFDEFYKLYQETSRRDKFAIHSKSYIKNLIEEFRKDTNSNIKLIIATHNEKLISGIIVGLYNDKATYLYGASSGENRHLMPNYAVQFAAIQMLKSYSVNEYDLLGIPPTADEKHPMFGLFQFKTGFGGEIIHRIGCYDFVYKRFLYKIYKVIEIMRYMYYKIIKKRI, encoded by the coding sequence ATGAATATTAGAAAAATTGAAATAGAGAGTCTGAGTGAGAACTATCTTCAAAGTATGTTGTGGACCCTTGTAAAAAGGGCCTCAGAGAAAGAAAGCCCCTGGAAAGCAGTCGCAGTAGGAAGTAAAAGTTTTAGTAAGGTTCTTGTGATGCAAAGAAAGATATTTGGAAATTTTTATCTAGGATACATTGCTCACCCAGAATTCTCAAACAAAAAAATTGAAGAGATTAACCTAACTGAACTTGGTGACAAGCTTAAACAATTTAGCGAGATTGTAAAGAAATATTTACATAAAAATACTATCTTTTTAAGATTTGACTTAATGTACTACACCTCAAGAAGCTTAAAAGAGGATTATACTCCACTAAAGATTAAACTGGAAGGATTTGAAAAATCATTTAATGACATACAACCCTCAAATACAACAATAATAACCTTAAAAGATTCATTAGACGTTATTCAAGCTAAAATGAAAAAAAAAACAAGGTACAATATCAGGCTTAGTAGTAGAAAAAATATAAAAGTAATCATAGATGATAAATTTAAATATTTTGATGAGTTTTACAAACTTTACCAAGAGACATCTCGAAGAGATAAATTTGCCATTCACTCAAAAAGTTACATAAAAAATTTAATAGAAGAATTTAGGAAGGACACAAACTCAAACATCAAACTAATAATAGCTACACATAACGAAAAGCTAATATCAGGAATAATTGTTGGACTCTACAATGACAAAGCCACTTATCTGTATGGTGCTTCAAGCGGAGAGAATAGGCATTTAATGCCCAACTATGCCGTACAATTTGCTGCAATACAAATGCTTAAAAGCTATTCCGTGAACGAATACGACCTTTTAGGCATTCCTCCTACTGCGGATGAGAAACACCCTATGTTTGGGCTATTTCAATTCAAAACCGGATTTGGAGGAGAGATTATCCACAGAATCGGATGCTACGACTTTGTTTATAAAAGATTTCTATATAAAATCTACAAAGTTATTGAAATAATGAGATACATGTACTACAAAATCATAAAAAAAAGAATTTAA
- the metG gene encoding methionine--tRNA ligase has protein sequence MKKRNLVTAALPYVNNIPHLGNLVQVISADVFARYSRMIGMETLYVCGTDEYGTATEIRALVEKISPEELCNKYYEIHKSIYEWFNIQFDVFGRTTNRHHSETVQKLFLKLEENGYVTEKESEQFFCKHDLMFLADRYVTGECPNCGNNAKGDQCENCSRLLAPSDLINPKCMICKNIPILKKTKHCYLNLPKINDELKNWIQISSQNANWNTNAVSMTNAFLRDGLKERAITRDLKWGIPVPKKGYENKVFYVWFDAPIGYVSITKELVENWESWWKNDKETTLVQFIGKDNILFHTVVFPAVELASKENWTMLNKISSSEYLNYENLKFSKSEGTGIFGNDAIVTGIPADIWRFYICYNRPEKSDFQFMWNDLLERTNTELIGNFSNFINRILTFYKRFFGDSIDKIEIKNDFWEEINHKYERILAFFNKTELKAALKDILDISSMGNKIFQDKEPWKTKDSNPEATKELLLNLIYLVRDLSILMSPFIPQTSDKIRKFFGDSYEISNKFLGTNLGLSTIKTTEVLFEKLEKELIDNLKLKYSGGKRVQSKQTEDPAKLFSEKVFLKVVKVKAIERSPDAEKLFILKLDDGTLDGKQIVSSLADYYREEALVGKHIIIVDNLKPAKFRGIKSEGMLISTEDRDKNFKVIIMEHFKDDPTPGKRIILESDIEKELNYPPKISIDKFMQTQIVAENGELKINGVNLVLEHSKDKILSREIPNGIVY, from the coding sequence GTGAAGAAAAGAAATTTAGTCACAGCTGCACTGCCGTACGTGAATAACATACCCCATCTTGGCAATCTGGTACAAGTTATATCAGCAGATGTTTTCGCAAGATATTCAAGAATGATCGGCATGGAAACGCTTTATGTCTGCGGCACAGATGAATACGGTACAGCTACAGAAATTAGAGCTCTAGTTGAAAAAATTAGTCCTGAAGAACTTTGCAACAAATACTATGAAATACATAAATCAATTTATGAATGGTTTAATATTCAATTTGACGTTTTTGGTCGCACAACTAATAGACATCACAGTGAAACTGTACAAAAGTTGTTTTTAAAGTTAGAAGAAAATGGTTATGTTACGGAAAAAGAAAGTGAACAATTTTTTTGCAAGCATGACCTCATGTTTTTAGCAGATAGATACGTAACAGGAGAGTGCCCAAATTGCGGGAATAACGCAAAAGGAGACCAGTGTGAGAACTGCTCTAGGCTGCTAGCCCCCTCTGACTTAATAAATCCAAAGTGCATGATTTGCAAAAATATACCTATTTTAAAAAAAACTAAGCATTGCTACCTTAACCTACCAAAAATAAATGACGAACTTAAAAACTGGATACAAATAAGCTCACAGAATGCTAATTGGAATACCAATGCTGTTAGCATGACAAATGCATTTTTAAGGGATGGTCTTAAGGAGAGGGCAATAACAAGGGACTTAAAATGGGGCATACCAGTACCCAAAAAGGGGTATGAGAATAAAGTATTTTATGTATGGTTTGATGCCCCGATTGGATATGTTTCAATTACAAAAGAACTTGTAGAAAACTGGGAATCTTGGTGGAAAAATGACAAAGAGACAACCTTAGTGCAATTTATTGGGAAAGATAACATCTTATTTCATACTGTTGTCTTTCCTGCCGTGGAACTTGCAAGCAAAGAAAATTGGACAATGCTTAACAAAATATCTTCAAGCGAATATTTAAACTATGAAAACCTCAAATTTTCAAAATCCGAAGGGACTGGAATATTTGGCAATGACGCTATTGTTACCGGAATACCTGCTGATATTTGGAGATTTTATATATGCTATAACAGACCTGAAAAATCTGACTTTCAATTTATGTGGAACGACCTCTTAGAGAGAACAAACACTGAGCTTATTGGTAATTTTTCAAATTTCATCAATCGAATTCTAACGTTTTACAAAAGATTTTTTGGAGACAGCATAGATAAAATAGAAATCAAAAATGATTTTTGGGAAGAAATAAATCACAAATATGAAAGAATTTTAGCTTTTTTCAACAAGACAGAACTCAAGGCAGCTTTAAAGGATATTCTTGATATCTCAAGCATGGGTAACAAAATATTCCAAGATAAAGAGCCGTGGAAAACAAAAGACAGCAATCCTGAGGCAACAAAAGAGCTGTTGTTAAATCTAATATACCTAGTAAGAGATTTATCAATTTTAATGTCACCCTTTATACCCCAAACAAGCGATAAAATAAGAAAATTTTTTGGAGACAGCTACGAAATTTCCAATAAATTTTTAGGAACAAATTTAGGGTTAAGTACGATTAAAACTACTGAGGTATTATTTGAAAAACTAGAAAAAGAATTGATCGATAATTTAAAATTAAAATACTCAGGAGGTAAGAGGGTGCAAAGCAAACAGACAGAAGATCCTGCAAAATTATTTAGTGAAAAAGTATTTTTAAAAGTTGTAAAAGTGAAAGCAATAGAACGAAGTCCAGATGCGGAAAAATTATTCATTTTAAAACTTGACGATGGAACTCTTGACGGCAAACAAATTGTAAGCAGCCTTGCAGACTATTACAGGGAAGAGGCATTAGTTGGAAAACATATAATAATAGTTGACAATTTAAAGCCTGCTAAATTTAGAGGAATCAAATCTGAAGGAATGTTGATTTCGACCGAAGATAGAGATAAAAACTTTAAGGTAATCATCATGGAACATTTTAAAGATGATCCTACACCTGGCAAGCGAATAATACTTGAAAGTGATATTGAGAAAGAATTAAATTACCCACCAAAGATTAGCATAGATAAATTTATGCAGACTCAGATTGTAGCAGAAAACGGAGAACTTAAGATAAACGGAGTCAACTTGGTACTGGAACACTCTAAAGACAAAATACTATCTAGAGAAATCCCTAATGGGATAGTATACTAA